In one window of Gemmatimonadetes bacterium SCN 70-22 DNA:
- a CDS encoding amidophosphoribosyltransferase — protein MCGIFGVFGTDQAAAITHLGLYSLQHRGQESAGIVAIDRDSVARGTRKMGLVSEGLSARELEGLPGSIAIGHTRYSTAGSSSIENAQPMLARFKGGHIALAHNGNLTNALELRQKLEDSGSIFASTMDSEVIVHRLARATEALPEYMLAEALTGVEGAYCLVVVIGETLLAARDPRGWRPLVIGSLGDGYVFASETCALDIVGASLIREVQPGEIIAVDRDGMRAFQASPIRQLYRCVFEHVYFARPDSYVFGGSVDRARRALGRQLAKERPAPSADLVFAVPDSSNAAALGFAEQSGLPLELALIRNHYVGRTFIQPTQTGRDAKVKIKYNPVREVLAGKSVVMVDDSIVRGTTTKGLVALVRGAGAREVHMRVSSPPVTGPCYYGIDTPSREELIAANHSVDEIAALIGVDSLGYLSLDGMLNSVPGGPSGFCHACFSGEYPTPAPSTPIKLRYGSREPISD, from the coding sequence ATGTGTGGCATATTCGGAGTGTTCGGCACGGACCAGGCAGCGGCCATCACGCACCTGGGGCTCTACTCCTTGCAGCATCGCGGGCAGGAGTCGGCGGGAATCGTCGCGATCGATCGCGATTCCGTCGCTCGCGGGACACGCAAGATGGGACTGGTGAGCGAGGGGCTGTCGGCGCGCGAGCTGGAGGGGCTCCCCGGCTCCATCGCGATCGGGCACACGCGCTACAGCACCGCCGGCTCGTCGTCGATCGAGAACGCACAACCAATGCTCGCCCGGTTCAAGGGTGGGCATATCGCCCTCGCTCACAACGGCAACCTCACCAATGCCCTCGAACTTCGGCAGAAGCTCGAGGATTCGGGATCGATCTTCGCCAGCACGATGGACTCCGAGGTCATCGTGCACCGCCTGGCCCGGGCGACCGAGGCACTCCCCGAATACATGCTCGCCGAGGCGCTCACCGGCGTCGAGGGCGCGTACTGTCTCGTCGTCGTGATCGGCGAGACGCTCCTGGCCGCCCGGGACCCGCGGGGGTGGCGTCCCCTGGTCATTGGCTCGCTGGGAGATGGCTATGTCTTCGCCTCCGAGACCTGCGCCCTCGACATCGTCGGCGCCTCGCTCATCCGCGAGGTGCAGCCCGGCGAGATCATTGCCGTCGACCGCGACGGGATGCGAGCCTTCCAGGCCTCCCCCATCCGCCAGCTGTATCGCTGCGTGTTCGAGCACGTCTACTTCGCGCGCCCCGACTCGTACGTCTTCGGCGGCTCGGTGGACCGCGCGCGGCGCGCCCTGGGGCGGCAGCTGGCCAAGGAGCGGCCGGCCCCCTCGGCCGACCTCGTCTTCGCCGTCCCCGACTCGTCCAACGCGGCCGCCCTGGGATTCGCGGAGCAATCGGGGCTCCCGCTCGAGCTGGCGCTCATTCGCAACCACTACGTCGGGCGGACCTTCATCCAGCCCACGCAGACGGGGCGTGATGCCAAGGTGAAGATCAAGTACAACCCGGTGCGCGAAGTGCTGGCTGGCAAGAGCGTGGTCATGGTCGACGATTCCATCGTGCGCGGCACCACCACCAAGGGGCTGGTGGCCCTCGTGCGCGGGGCGGGTGCCCGGGAGGTGCACATGCGCGTCTCGTCGCCCCCCGTCACCGGCCCCTGCTACTACGGCATCGACACTCCCAGCCGGGAGGAACTGATCGCGGCCAATCACTCCGTCGACGAGATCGCGGCGCTCATCGGCGTCGACTCGCTCGGCTACCTGTCGCTCGACGGGATGCTCAACTCCGTCCCCGGAGGTCCCTCGGGCTTCTGCCACGCATGCTTTTCGGGGGAGTACCCGACACCCGCGCCGTCGACCCCGATCAAGCTTCGCTACGGCTCGCGGGAGCCGATCTCGGACTAG
- a CDS encoding phosphoribosylformylglycinamidine synthase I, with protein sequence MKFGVVTFPGSNCDDDAYLAVTEALGATGVRLWHKDHDLQGVDVVILPGGFSYGDYLRAGAIARFSPIMREVIAHANRGAPVLGICNGFQIACEAQLLPGALLRNASLKFVSDTVTLRVENATTGFTHRYRAGQLLRIPVAHGDGRYVIDGDGLRALEDAGQVVFRYVDAAGHATGAANPNGALDNIAGIVSARGNVLGMMPHPERAVNPLHGSTDGLALFESMLAAVAA encoded by the coding sequence ATGAAGTTCGGCGTCGTCACCTTTCCGGGTTCCAACTGCGACGATGACGCCTACCTCGCGGTGACCGAGGCGTTAGGCGCCACCGGCGTGCGCCTCTGGCACAAGGACCACGACCTCCAGGGCGTGGACGTCGTCATCCTTCCCGGCGGCTTCAGCTACGGCGACTACCTCCGCGCCGGGGCCATCGCCCGCTTCTCGCCGATCATGCGCGAGGTCATCGCCCACGCCAACCGCGGGGCGCCCGTGCTCGGCATCTGCAACGGCTTCCAGATCGCCTGCGAGGCGCAACTCCTGCCCGGCGCGCTCCTCCGCAACGCGTCGCTGAAGTTCGTGAGCGACACGGTCACCCTGCGCGTCGAGAACGCCACCACCGGCTTCACGCACCGCTATCGCGCGGGACAGCTCCTGCGCATCCCGGTGGCCCACGGCGACGGCCGGTACGTCATCGACGGCGACGGGCTCCGGGCGCTCGAGGATGCGGGCCAGGTCGTCTTCCGCTACGTCGATGCCGCCGGGCATGCCACCGGTGCCGCCAACCCGAATGGCGCCCTCGACAACATTGCCGGAATCGTCAGCGCGCGCGGTAACGTGCTCGGGATGATGCCGCATCCCGAGCGCGCCGTGAACCCGCTCCACGGCAGCACCGACGGCCTCGCGTTGTTCGAGAGCATGCTGGCCGCCGTCGCCGCGTGA
- a CDS encoding phosphoribosylformylglycinamidine synthase: MTRYRVAVHIVPRRGILDPQGKAVADALHALGFTAVADVRVGRHLVLELEAESADAAATRVRAMCDQLLANPVTEDYELAGVTPA; encoded by the coding sequence ATGACCCGCTACCGAGTTGCCGTCCATATCGTCCCGCGCCGCGGCATTCTTGACCCCCAGGGCAAGGCCGTGGCCGATGCCCTTCATGCCCTGGGCTTCACCGCGGTCGCCGACGTCCGCGTCGGCCGTCACCTCGTGCTCGAGCTCGAGGCCGAGAGCGCCGACGCCGCCGCCACGCGCGTGCGCGCCATGTGCGACCAGCTGCTGGCCAACCCGGTCACCGAGGACTACGAGCTCGCGGGAGTCACCCCCGCATGA
- a CDS encoding phosphoribosylformylglycinamidine synthase II, protein MGATPRAGDPAITPALVAEHGLTPDEYERLVRLLGRTPTHTELGIVSALWNEHCSYKHSKPVLRTLPTEAPWVLQGPGENAGVISVGDGLAVAFKIESHNHPSAVEPYQGAATGVGGILRDVFTMGARPIAMLNSLRFGSLDSPRVRWLFAGVVKGIGDYGNCVGIPTVAGEVVFDPAYEGNPLVNAMCVGLMREDELITARAEGVGNPIIAVGARTGRDGIHGASFASEDLTEASEAKRPRVQVGDPFTEKLLLEASLELIRSGHIVAIQDMGAAGLTSSSAEMAARGDVGVTIDTAKVPVREPGMTPYEILLSESQERMLVVARMGHEGDVKRILEKWDLTAEVIGQVIAEPVYRVTEGEHVVAEFPGSKLVTECPVYYPEAREGEDVKALRARDPHMVAPRPEEQDPLWTLGRLLTSPTIASKTWVYRQYDSTVRASTIVGPGPADAAVVHLHGTNKAIAAKTDCNGRYVYLEPRTGGRIAVAESARNVACTGARPMAITNCLNFGNPKRPEVFHQFKEAVAGMGEACRTLGTPVTGGNVSFYNESPISVVFPTPTIGMVGLIDDVRWVTRAPFRNDGDAIVLLGDFTDELGASEYLARIHDLTIGAPPRCDLDGEKRLIDTLLECIQGGLVSSAHDCSEGGFAVALAECAMMERDAAVGVDVDLTPWAHLPERAVLFGEAQGRIIVSTGAPADVVAAAGRHGVPAHVLGRVGARDGTFRMRLGSGVAATPVATLADAYHEAIPRIMTRVATATIESHEGSQES, encoded by the coding sequence ATGGGCGCGACACCGCGTGCCGGCGACCCGGCAATCACCCCGGCGCTCGTCGCCGAGCACGGCCTCACCCCCGACGAGTACGAGCGCCTCGTGCGCCTGCTGGGGCGAACCCCCACGCACACCGAACTGGGCATCGTCAGCGCGCTCTGGAACGAGCACTGTTCGTACAAGCACTCCAAGCCGGTGCTGCGCACCCTCCCCACCGAGGCACCGTGGGTCCTCCAGGGGCCGGGCGAGAACGCCGGCGTGATCTCCGTGGGCGATGGGCTCGCGGTGGCGTTCAAGATCGAGTCGCACAACCACCCGTCGGCGGTCGAACCCTACCAGGGGGCAGCGACCGGTGTGGGCGGGATTCTCCGCGACGTCTTCACGATGGGCGCCCGCCCCATCGCCATGCTCAACTCCCTCCGTTTCGGATCGTTGGACTCGCCGCGCGTGCGCTGGCTCTTCGCCGGCGTGGTCAAGGGCATCGGCGACTACGGCAACTGCGTCGGCATCCCGACGGTGGCGGGTGAGGTGGTCTTCGACCCGGCGTACGAAGGGAACCCGCTGGTCAACGCGATGTGCGTCGGCCTGATGCGCGAGGACGAGCTCATCACGGCCCGGGCGGAGGGCGTCGGCAACCCGATCATCGCCGTCGGCGCCCGCACCGGACGCGACGGGATCCACGGCGCGTCGTTCGCGTCGGAGGACCTGACCGAGGCGAGCGAGGCCAAGCGTCCGCGCGTCCAAGTGGGCGATCCCTTCACCGAGAAGCTCCTCCTCGAGGCCTCGCTCGAGCTGATCCGCAGCGGGCACATCGTCGCCATCCAGGACATGGGAGCGGCCGGCCTCACCAGCTCCTCGGCCGAGATGGCGGCGCGCGGCGACGTTGGCGTCACCATCGACACCGCCAAGGTCCCGGTGCGTGAGCCGGGGATGACCCCGTACGAGATTCTGCTCTCGGAATCGCAGGAGCGCATGCTCGTCGTTGCCCGCATGGGGCACGAGGGCGACGTCAAGCGCATCCTCGAGAAGTGGGACCTCACGGCCGAGGTCATCGGCCAGGTGATCGCCGAGCCGGTCTACCGCGTCACGGAAGGCGAGCACGTCGTGGCCGAGTTCCCGGGTTCGAAGCTCGTGACCGAGTGCCCGGTCTACTACCCCGAGGCGCGCGAGGGCGAGGACGTCAAGGCGCTCCGCGCCCGCGACCCCCACATGGTCGCACCACGCCCGGAGGAGCAGGATCCGCTGTGGACGCTGGGGCGCTTGCTCACCAGCCCGACGATCGCCAGCAAGACCTGGGTGTACCGCCAGTACGACTCGACGGTGCGGGCCAGCACGATCGTCGGCCCCGGCCCGGCCGATGCCGCCGTGGTGCACCTGCACGGCACCAACAAGGCGATCGCGGCCAAGACCGACTGCAACGGCCGCTACGTCTATCTCGAGCCCCGCACCGGCGGGCGCATCGCGGTGGCCGAGTCCGCGCGCAACGTGGCCTGCACCGGCGCGCGTCCCATGGCCATCACCAACTGCCTCAACTTCGGCAACCCCAAGCGCCCCGAGGTCTTCCACCAGTTCAAGGAGGCGGTGGCCGGGATGGGCGAGGCCTGCCGCACGTTAGGCACGCCGGTCACCGGCGGCAACGTCTCGTTCTACAACGAGAGCCCGATCTCGGTGGTCTTCCCCACGCCCACCATCGGCATGGTCGGCCTCATCGACGACGTCCGCTGGGTCACCCGCGCCCCCTTCCGGAACGACGGGGACGCCATCGTCCTCCTCGGCGACTTCACCGACGAGCTGGGCGCGAGCGAGTACCTCGCTCGCATCCATGACCTCACCATCGGTGCCCCACCCCGTTGCGACCTCGACGGCGAGAAGAGGCTGATCGACACGCTCCTCGAGTGCATCCAGGGCGGGCTGGTGTCGTCGGCCCACGATTGCTCGGAGGGCGGATTCGCCGTGGCCCTGGCCGAATGCGCGATGATGGAACGCGACGCCGCCGTCGGTGTCGACGTCGACCTCACCCCGTGGGCACACCTCCCCGAGCGGGCTGTCCTCTTCGGCGAGGCGCAGGGACGGATCATCGTCTCGACCGGCGCTCCCGCCGACGTCGTGGCCGCCGCCGGGCGGCATGGCGTCCCGGCCCACGTCCTCGGGCGCGTGGGGGCGCGCGACGGCACCTTCCGGATGCGCCTGGGGAGTGGCGTGGCGGCGACACCCGTCGCCACCCTCGCCGACGCCTATCACGAGGCGATCCCGCGCATCATGACGCGCGTGGCCACCGCCACCATCGAGTCGCACGAAGGGTCGCAGGAGAGCTGA